The Triticum aestivum cultivar Chinese Spring chromosome 3A, IWGSC CS RefSeq v2.1, whole genome shotgun sequence genome includes a region encoding these proteins:
- the LOC123057468 gene encoding uncharacterized protein: MARLPLFAANHTAGAPGAATLVLVILVVLVVAAVVVSLCTSSTHEKLWGQQRGSSSSAPLAKADSSVGASNRKHLLSATLSGIGGKAARMVSWNRRSPSGSSDDDEEAVAALGPEDDEAVWRKAIIMGDKCRPLQFSGHIAFDSDGNQLPPPPPASKKAAPDVQAKN; the protein is encoded by the coding sequence ATGGCGAGGCTCCCCCTCTTCGCTGCTAACCACACCGCCGGAGCACCCGGGGCGGCGACTCTCGTCCTTGTTATCCTCGTCGtcctggtggtggcggcggtcgTGGTGTCTCTGTGCACCAGCAGCACGCACGAGAAGCTGTGGGGGCAGCAGCGGGGGTCCTCCTCGTCCGCGCCGCTGGCCAAGGCGGACAGCAGCGTCGGCGCGAGCAACCGGAAGCACCTGCTGTCGGCCACGCTCAGCGGGATCGGCGGCAAGGCGGCCAGGATGGTGTCGTGGAACAGGCGGTCTCCGTCCGgcagcagcgacgacgacgaggaggcggtggccgcTCTGGGGCCGGAGGACGACGAGGCCGTGTGGAGGAAGGCCATCATCATGGGGGACAAGTGCCGGCCGCTCCAGTTCTCCGGGCACATCGCCTTCGACTCCGACGGCAACCAGCTGCCGCCCCCGCCACCGGCAAGCAAGAAAGCCGCCCCCGACGTCCAAGCCAAGAACTAA
- the LOC123059767 gene encoding protein WALLS ARE THIN 1, producing the protein MADAVDARRVCGMPEKAQLHVAMLALQFGYAGFHVVSRLALNMGISKLVFPVYRNIIALFLLVPFAYFLEKKDRPRLTLSFAVQFFFLALCGITANQGFYLLGLDNTSPTFASAIQNSVPAITFGMAAALRIEKVRLDRRDGVAKVLGTLACVAGASVITLYQGPTIFAPADDKPSLQQEVPFLAAVAGEGKNWTLGCVYLIGHCLSWSGWLVLQAPVLKKYPARLSVTSYTCFFGVIQFLIIAAFFERDAGAWVFHSGSEVFTILYAGFIASGVAFAVQIWCIDRGGPVFVAVYQPVQTLVVAIMASLTLGEKFYLGGIIGAALIITGLYLVLWGKSEERSRIGKEAAVMAAASSGSGEREVRSAKLASSITQPLLPPSDNV; encoded by the exons atggcggacgcgGTGGATGCCCGTCGGGTCTGCGGGATGCCGGAGAAGGCGCAGCTCCACGTGGCGATGCTGGCGCTGCAGTTCGGCTACGCCGGCTTCCACGTCGTGTCGCGCCTCGCGCTCAACATGGGCATCAGCAAGCTCGTCTTCCCCGTCTACCGCAACATCATCGCGCTCTTCCTCCTCGTCCCCTTCGCCTACTTCCTCGAGAAGAAGGACCGGCCGAGGCTCACCCTCAGCTTCGCCGTCCAGTTCTTCTTCCTCGCCCTCTGCGGCATCACCGCCAACCAGGGCTTCTACCTGCTCGGCCTCGACAACACCTCCCCCACCTTCGCCTCCGCCATCCAGAACTCCGTGCCGGCCATCACCTTCGGCATGGCCGCCGCGCTCCGCATCGAGAAGGTGCGGCTCGACCGCCGCGACGGCGTCGCCAAGGTGCTGGGCACGCTCGCGTGCGTCGCCGGCGCGTCCGTCATCACGCTCTACCAGGGCCCAACCATCTTCGCCCCTGCCGACGACAAGCCGTCGTTGCAGCAGGAGGTGCCGTTTCTGGCGGCCGTGGCTGGGGAGGGCAAGAACTGGACGCTGGGGTGCGTGTACCTCATCGGCCACTGCCTCTCGTGGTCCGGCTGGCTGGTGCTGCAGGCGCCCGTGCTCAAGAAGTACCCCGCGAGGCTGTCCGTCACCTCCTACACCTGCTTCTTCGGCGTCATCCAGTTCCTCATCATCGCCGCCTTCTTCGAGAGGGATGCCGGCGCCTGGGTCTTCCACTCCGGCTCCGAAGTCTTCACCATCCTCTACGCC GGCTTCATCGCGTCCGGCGTGGCGTTCGCAGTGCAGATCTGGTGCATCGACCGCGGGGGCCCGGTGTTTGTGGCGGTGTACCAGCCCGTGCAGACGCTGGTCGTCGCCATCATGGCCTCCCTCACCCTCGGCGAGAAGTTCTACCTCGGCGGGATCATCGGCGCCGCGCTCATCATCACCGGCCTCTACCTCGTGCTCTGGGGCAAGAGCGAGGAGAGGTCGCGCATCGGCAAGGAGGCGGCGGTCATGGCCGCAGCTTCCTCCGGCAGTGGCGAGCGCGAGGTCCGGAGCGCCAAGCTGGCCTCCTCCATCACCCAGCCTCTCCTCCCGCCTTCCGACAATGTCTGA